A stretch of Arachis hypogaea cultivar Tifrunner chromosome 15, arahy.Tifrunner.gnm2.J5K5, whole genome shotgun sequence DNA encodes these proteins:
- the LOC112749579 gene encoding protein DETOXIFICATION 56: MNDTNLSNQNKVKMSAAKSELVEKASINVESNDQSSSPAPASLGKMVASELRIQRGIALPMVAMNLAWFAKTAITTAFLGRLGELSLAGGALGFTFANVTGFSVLNGLCGAMEPICGQAHGARNFKLLHKTLLMTIILLLLVTIPITFLWLNVDKILIHFGQHQDISTVAKTYISYLIPDLFVTSLFCPLKSYLSSQSITLPTMFSSAVALAFHIPINIVLSKTMGLGGVSMAVWITDLIVVVLLAIYVAILENRKASMWKEGGWWDQSIQDWIRLLKLCGSCCLNTCLEWWCYEILILLTGHLTDAKDSLGVLTIVLNFDYLLFSVMLSLATCVSTRVSNELGANHAAPAYRAACVSLGLGCACGCIGSLVMVGARGAWGPLFSHERGIITGVKRTMLLMALVEVFNFPVAVCGGILRGTARPWLGMYANLGGFYFLTLPLGVLFAFKLHLGLIGLFIGLIAGIVICLLLLLVFIARINWEVEASKAQQLATKYDSQEPIQNHHV, translated from the coding sequence ATGAATGATACTAATCTGTCCAACCAAAACAAAGTAAAAATGTCAGCAGCAAAATCTGAGTTGGTAGAGAAGGCAAGCATAAACGTAGAAAGTAATGACCAATCATCTTCACCTGCTCCTGCAAGCCTTGGGAAGATGGTGGCTTCAGAGCTGAGAATTCAACGAGGAATAGCCCTTCCAATGGTGGCCATGAACCTTGCCTGGTTTGCCAAGACAGCCATCACAACAGCATTTCTAGGCCGCCTGGGCGAGCTCAGCTTAGCCGGCGGTGCACTGGGCTTCACTTTCGCCAACGTAACCGGCTTCTCCGTCCTGAACGGCCTGTGCGGCGCCATGGAACCCATCTGTGGACAAGCTCACGGTGCTAGAAACTTCAAACTCCTCCACAAGACCCTTCTCATGACAATCATATTGCTCCTCTTGGTAACAATTCCCATCACTTTCCTATGGCTCAACGTTGACAAAATCTTAATTCACTTCGGGCAGCACCAAGATATTTCAACGGTGGCCAAAACCTACATCTCATATCTTATACCAGATTTGTTTGTGACCTCGCTCTTCTGCCCCTTAAAATCCTACTTGAGCTCCCAAAGCATAACACTCCCAACCATGTTCAGTTCAGCCGTGGCACTTGCTTTCCACATACCAATCAACATAGTACTCTCAAAAACCATGGGCCTTGGGGGGGTTTCCATGGCTGTTTGGATAACCGATCTTATAGTGGTGGTTCTGCTGGCAATTTACGTAGCCATTCTTGAGAACAGAAAGGCAAGCATGTGGAAGGAAGGGGGGTGGTGGGATCAGAGCATACAAGATTGGATTAGGCTTTTGAAGCTGTGCGGATCATGCTGCCTCAACACATGCTTGGAATGGTGGTGCTATGAGATTCTCATCTTGCTCACTGGCCACCTCACTGACGCTAAGGACTCACTCGGAGTTCTCACCATTGTTCTCAACTTCGACTATCTGCTTTTCTCCGTCATGCTGTCCCTGGCCACCTGTGTCTCCACCCGAGTCTCCAACGAGCTCGGGGCCAACCATGCCGCCCCCGCGTACCGGGCGGCGTGTGTTTCTTTGGGATTGGGGTGTGCCTGCGGGTGCATAGGGAGCTTGGTGATGGTGGGGGCAAGGGGAGCCTGGGGGCCTCTGTTTAGCCATGAAAGGGGAATCATAACAGGGGTAAAAAGGACAATGCTGCTGATGGCTCTTGTGGAAGTGTTTAATTTTCCGGTGGCGGTTTGTGGAGGCATACTTAGAGGGACAGCTAGACCGTGGTTGGGCATGTATGCTAATTTGGGTGGATTTTACTTCCTTACCCTGCCCCTTGGTGTGCTTTTTGCATTCAAGCTTCACCTTGGGCTTATTGGGCTCTTTATTGGTCTTATTGCCGGTATTGTTATTTGCTTGTTGCTGCTGCTCGTGTTTATTGCAAGGATTAACTGGGAAGTGGAAGCTTCTAAGGCACAGCAACTGGCCACAAAATATGATTCTCAGGAACCAATTCAAAACCATCATGTCTAA